In the Sinomonas cyclohexanicum genome, GGCAAACCGTGCGACGTCCGCCGCGGTGCGGGCCACCGGCGTCATGGGCGTCGCGGGGTCCCCCGGCCAGCCCGTCCCGGGCGGCACCGGGGAATCAAACAGCTGGCCGGTGATCGGGTGCGGTTCGGCGGGCATGCCACCACGGTAGGCCGATGTGCCCGGTGGGACCGCGCATCGCCGCCGTCGGGAATACGCCGCGCCGCCCGGCGGGTTGCGCCTGACATGACAACGATCGGAATCATTGGAGCGGGACACATCGGCAGCCAGATCGCACGCAAGGCCGTCGGGCTGGGGTACGACGTCGTGATCAGCAACTCGCGCGGGCCGGAGACACTCGAGGGCCTCATCGCCGAACTCGGGCCGCGGGCGCGGGCGGCGACCGCGGCGGAGGCCGCAGCAGCCGGCGATTTCGCGGTCGTCACGGTCCCCCTGAAGAACCTCGGGCAGGTCCCGGTCGAACCGCTCGCCGGAAAGATCGTGATCGACACGAACAACTACTACTGGGAGCGCGACGGGCACGTCGCTGCCCTCGACGAGGGGCAGGCAACAACCTCGGGGCTCCTCCAGGAGCACCTGCCGGCGTCCAAGGTGGCCAAGGGCTTCAACCACATCCGCTACACGGACATCACCACGGACGGCACGCCCGCCGGCACACCGGACCGCCGCGCCCTCGCGACCGCGAGCGACTTCCCCGAGGCCGCCGAGCTCGTGACGCGGCTGTACGACGAGTTCGGCTTCGATACGGTCAACGTCGGGCCGCTTGCGGACAGCTGGCGCGTCGAGCGCGACCGCCCCGCGTACTCCGCAGGCCGCCAGACAGCGGCCGAGCTCACGGCGAACCTCGCCAAGGCACCCCGCACCATCTGAGTGCGCGGCGCACCCCGGAGGCGACAGCGCACGACGGCGAGCGCTCGCCGTCGTGCGCGACGGCCGCCGGAGAGCAGGATGGCGTGGCGCCTCATGGTGAGGTTCCCTTCAGGCGCCGG is a window encoding:
- a CDS encoding NADPH-dependent F420 reductase codes for the protein MTTIGIIGAGHIGSQIARKAVGLGYDVVISNSRGPETLEGLIAELGPRARAATAAEAAAAGDFAVVTVPLKNLGQVPVEPLAGKIVIDTNNYYWERDGHVAALDEGQATTSGLLQEHLPASKVAKGFNHIRYTDITTDGTPAGTPDRRALATASDFPEAAELVTRLYDEFGFDTVNVGPLADSWRVERDRPAYSAGRQTAAELTANLAKAPRTI